Proteins found in one Homalodisca vitripennis isolate AUS2020 chromosome 4, UT_GWSS_2.1, whole genome shotgun sequence genomic segment:
- the LOC124359575 gene encoding cathepsin B-like, with amino-acid sequence MLENTGPVEMLPTRCVLVLLLLVPWARSLDESNIHSEQFWQDINAAQDQWRAGRNFLPGSFVKNMLSVLPARHERLPQRTVDVNGNLPESFDGRVVWKRCKGVGKVRDQGNCASAWAMVASAVFTDRLCVTKGGNTEISAQNVLSCCKECGTNCYGGYVSDALVYLGKRGAPSYRCHPYEIYGCPKPGALDCPAVRALNPRCRTSCRSSYNKRPYQDVRRAGGAYSLANTTAVIQSELVARGPVAAVMDLYEDLLVYKSGVYSHTAGHLLAQHPVKIVGWGTQAGTPYWLVVNTWSPVWGDRGILRVAINTNGCHLENRVFALNP; translated from the coding sequence ATGTTGGAAAACACTGGTCCCGTCGAGATGTTGCCGACTCGGTGTGTGCTAGTGTTACTGTTACTGGTTCCCTGGGCCCGGAGCCTGGACGAGAGTAACATCCACAGTGAGCAGTTCTGGCAGGATATCAACGCGGCGCAGGACCAATGGCGCGCGGGCCGCAACTTCCTGCCGGGTTCGTTTGTCAAGAACATGCTGAGTGTACTGCCCGCGAGACACGAGCGACTGCCTCAACGGACGGTGGACGTGAACGGTAACTTGCCGGAGAGCTTCGACGGTAGGGTCGTGTGGAAGAGGTGCAAGGGCGTGGGGAAGGTGAGGGACCAGGGGAACTGCGCGTCCGCTTGGGCCATGGTGGCCTCCGCGGTGTTCACGGACAGACTGTGTGTGACCAAAGGCGGCAACACGGAGATCTCCGCCCAGAACGTGCTGTCGTGTTGCAAGGAGTGCGGGACCAACTGTTACGGAGGTTACGTGTCCGACGCTCTCGTCTACCTCGGCAAGAGAGGAGCCCCGAGCTACAGATGTCACCCGTACGAGATCTACGGGTGCCCAAAGCCGGGTGCGTTGGACTGCCCCGCGGTGCGAGCGCTCAACCCGCGGTGTCGCACGAGTTGCCGCAGCTCCTACAACAAGAGACCGTACCAGGACGTGCGGCGGGCGGGCGGCGCCTACTCCCTGGCCAACACGACCGCGGTCATCCAGAGCGAGCTGGTGGCCCGAGGACCGGTGGCGGCGGTCATGGACCTGTACGAGGATCTGCTGGTGTACAAGAGTGGAGTGTACTCACACACCGCGGGCCACCTGCTGGCACAACACCCCGTCAAGATAGTGGGCTGGGGAACACAGGCGGGCACCCCCTACTGGCTGGTCGTCAACACATGGAGTCCGGTCTGGGGCGATCGCGGCATCCTCAGGGTGGCCATCAACACCAACGGCTGTCATCTCGAGAACAGGGTGTTTGCTCTCAACCCCTGA